In Brevibacillus brevis, a genomic segment contains:
- a CDS encoding AMP-binding protein yields MRQMTLGDLARRGASKFGNRVALVSQNRRYTYEEFNNRCNQFAHSLLESGIQKGDRIAFICYNTNETVEILFGAGKVGIIVLPSNRRLSPVELIRVYKEAEIWS; encoded by the coding sequence ATGAGGCAGATGACTTTGGGAGATTTGGCTAGAAGGGGAGCTTCAAAGTTTGGCAATCGGGTCGCATTGGTCAGTCAAAATCGCAGATACACGTACGAAGAGTTTAACAATAGATGCAATCAATTTGCTCATTCGCTTTTGGAGTCTGGTATTCAAAAAGGCGATCGCATTGCGTTTATTTGCTATAACACGAATGAGACGGTAGAAATCCTTTTCGGTGCGGGTAAAGTAGGCATCATTGTTTTGCCGTCCAATAGAAGATTGTCCCCCGTGGAGTTAATAAGAGTCTATAAGGAAGCGGAGATATGGTCATAG
- a CDS encoding ABC transporter ATP-binding protein yields MLLAVQNLSAKYVKRPVIEDISFSLGEKENLAIIGHNGAGKTTLVRSIFGLHHLAEGNIYFKEKDVIKNTAAQNVNLGMAYVAQGHNVFPTLTVKENLSLGVYQIRNISKEEKENRIESIYQLFPILRERSKQIAGTMSGGQQQMLAIGISLMSKPKLLLLDEPSTGLAPILVKQVLDSIKMINEEMGTSVVLVEQNVREALRVTDRAIVIKRGKMIYNGHSSQLMKSDSLWDLF; encoded by the coding sequence ATGTTACTAGCTGTTCAGAACTTATCTGCAAAATATGTCAAGCGGCCAGTAATTGAGGATATCTCTTTTTCTCTGGGGGAAAAGGAGAATTTGGCAATTATTGGTCACAATGGGGCAGGGAAAACAACATTAGTTCGTTCCATTTTTGGTCTGCATCATTTAGCTGAAGGAAATATTTATTTCAAGGAAAAGGATGTCATCAAAAATACAGCTGCCCAAAATGTGAACCTTGGAATGGCATACGTGGCACAAGGACATAATGTTTTCCCCACATTAACGGTAAAAGAAAATTTATCTTTAGGTGTGTACCAAATAAGGAATATTTCGAAAGAAGAGAAGGAAAATCGTATTGAATCCATTTATCAGTTATTCCCCATTCTTCGCGAAAGATCGAAACAAATCGCAGGAACGATGAGTGGTGGTCAACAACAAATGCTGGCAATCGGCATTAGTTTGATGTCGAAACCAAAATTGTTGCTTTTAGATGAACCTTCTACCGGCCTTGCCCCAATCTTGGTAAAACAAGTACTGGATAGCATAAAAATGATTAATGAAGAAATGGGAACCTCCGTTGTTTTGGTCGAACAGAATGTCCGGGAAGCATTGAGGGTAACGGATCGTGCGATTGTCATTAAACGAGGAAAAATGATTTACAATGGACATTCTTCTCAATTAATGAAAAGCGACTCGTTGTGGGATCTTTTCTAG